A window of Oncorhynchus tshawytscha isolate Ot180627B linkage group LG10, Otsh_v2.0, whole genome shotgun sequence contains these coding sequences:
- the LOC112259946 gene encoding tumor necrosis factor ligand superfamily member 12-like, which produces MIAGECGTTMHRILQRRTVRKLRFVWVFMAMVALSLAACSALFTAWTWRQTLDLSQSVKTLQDRLEQVNTQRKAIVQLIMEKRELLVGQRVKRDGGTGKGKSGNGKKVASQFEITKESVQKVGADGLIKGWTDSEQLNMSKAVKYNTDRGTFTVERAGVYFLYCQVLFNENQSQLVKLEVAVVKSGQPLQKLQCMEGYGTTPASGSHQFHFLKPCQVSGLLRLEKGAELQAITGAGFSLHTTGKHYLSLFKVN; this is translated from the exons ATGATAGCCGGGGAATGTGGAACGACCATGCATCGAATTCTACAGAGGAGAACAGTGCGCAAACTTCGCTTCGTCTGGGTATTCATGGCCATGGTGGCTCTGTCGCTCGCCGCCTGTAGCGCACTATTTACGGCGTGGACCTGGAGACAGACGCTGGACCTGTCCCAGTCCGTTAAAACTCTGCAAGACCGATTGGAGCAA GTGAACACTCAGCGTAAGGCCATTGTCCAACTCATCATGGAGAAGAGAGAGTTGCTGGTGGGGCAAAGGGTGAAAAGAGATG GGGGAACTGGGAAAGGGAAGAGTGGAAATGGAAAGAAAGTGGCTTCTCAGTTTGAGA TAACCAAAGAGTCTGTTCAGAAAG TGGGAGCTGATGGCTTGATAAAAGGATGGACGGACTCGGAGCAGTTGAATATGAGCAAAGCTGTGAAGTACAACACAGACAGAGGCACCTTCACAGTGGAGAGAGCTGGAGTCTACTTCCTCTACTGTCAG GTGTTGTTCAATGAGAATCAGTCTCAGCTGGTGAAGTTGGAAGTGGCGGTGGTGAAGAGCGGCCAGCCGCTGCAGAAGCTGCAGTGCATGGAGGGCTATGGCACTACACCTGCATCCGGATCCCACCAGTTCCACTTTCTCAAACCCTGCCAGGTGTCTGGCCTGCTGCGGCTAGAGAAGGGGGCAGAGCTACAGGCCATCACAGGCGCCGGCTTCAGCCTCCACACCACGGGGAAGCACTACTTAAGCCTCTTCAAGGTCAACTGA